TTCCCTACTATTCAATTGGCTGGCTGAATTCAAGAAATTTTCTCCAAATCGTCGAACATCTATTTATCATGGACAAAAAAGGAGGGAAGTCACGGAAATAGAGAACGAATCCATCTTAATTACAACCTATGGAACAGTTATGATGGAGCTTGACTTTCTTAAATCCCAGTCCTTTAGTTACATGATTTTAGATGAGTCGCAGGCGATAAAAAATCGTCATTCAAAAAGATTTAAATCGCTAACTGAGCTAAAATCTTGCTATCGCATAGCGATGACGGGAACACCTATCGAAAATGGAGTGGAGGATATCTACGCACAGATGAGTATGGTCAACCCGGGTTTTTTTGGAACTTATGGCAGTTTCAATAACACTTATCGAGGGATCAAAGATGAAAATACAGCGCAAACAACTATTCTTGGGCTTCAAAAGATGATTCAACCTTTTGTCCTTCGGCGTACAAAAAAACAGGTTGCTTTGGACCTTCCTGAAAAGACCGAAACAATTCTGTATATGGATATGCTTCCGGAGCAAAGAAAGATATACGATAAGGTCAGAAAGATATTCAAGGGGGAGATTGAAAGTAATCTGAATAGTGCCGATTCCACAAAATCCAAATTTTTGGCGATAGAGGCGCTGCAAAAACTACGACAGCTGTGCAATTCGCCCATGCTGATGAAAGATGGTGGCTTCGGTCATGATTCGATCAAATTGGATTTTATTGATGAGATCATGGATGAAGTAGCTCCGAATCATAAGATTCTTCTCTTTTCGGCGTATACGTCCATGCTAAAGCTCGTGGCACAACGAATCGAAAATAAGGGTATAGCGTATGCCTATCTTGATGGTAAGATGAATCAGGATCAGCGGCAAAATGCGGTCGAAAGATTTCAGAACGAGAACGGATGCCGTGTGTTTTTAATCAGCCTCAAAGCCGGAGGAACAGGCTTGAATCTGACCGCAGCTGATTATGTTTATATTTTGGATCCCTGGTGGAATCCCGCTGCCGAAGCACAAGCTATCGATCGTTGTTACCGTATAGGACAAGATAAACATGTGATGGCTTATAAGATTGTCTGTCGGGATTCCGTTGAGGAGCACATCTTAGCACTCCAAGAAAGTAAAAAACGAATATCCGAAGGACTGATTTTAGATGAGGCTAATCTAATGAAGTCGATCAGTAAAGATGAGCTGCTTAAATTATTTGAATAACCAATTACAAAATAAATTATGAAAACAGAATCTATTCTAAAAACTTCCTATTCGGGAATGATGTATTCACACGATTTTCAGCTTTGGTACACCTATCTTAAGCGGCGTATTCAACAAGAGTGGAGGCCGGAGGAACTGTCGTTTTTACTGGGGAAAGCCGATCACGCTTATTTGGATTTTGAGAAAATGTATCAAGTTCGAAAATTTTTAATACAAGAGTCCATCCTGCTCGACCGCATCTATGCAAGCTCCTGCATAGAAGCGATGGAATTCCACCGTGAAAAATATGAAGTTTCCGAAGAGCGTCTCGTGCGCCTACATATCGAAGAGGATGAGGTAAAATGGAGTTATACGCTCGAACTACCTTGGCAGTTTGTAGCTGGAGATAATAAACCCGCTGCTCCAAAATTACAATTTGAAGAATGGAAGGCTGAAAAGGACCTTCAGATAGAATCGGATGCAATGTTGCATGTACGACAGAAAATTAACCTCCTTTTGGATGTGGATTTCTTCAGATCGGGGGCTTCTCCCTATCAGTTGTTTCGGAAAGTTAAGGATACGGGATTGGCTCACCTCCGGATTTATCCAAGACATTTGAAAAATGTACTGTATGGACTCATTCAGCAAAATAAATTGGTCATCATAAATGTGGAAGGAAGGTATTCTTTTTATCCAGTTGATAGAAAGGGAGAGCATGCAATATTTAATTAGTGGTGGTGAGAGATAAAACAACGTACACAGCATAAGGCTATGTTAAGTTTGATCAACCTTGTAAAATACGACGATCAAAATGTGGACCTAGCTAGTCACTGGCAAGGTACCTATAGTGATTATAACATGCAATCAAAATGAATCGCTATATTTAAGCATGCACGCAAAACCCGAACAACGTAAAACATCAATAGTGCCGACATTATACAACGTCCTTGTTGGTACTATTGGTGTTTTTGCTATTTTGACAGTTTGTTTCTATCATAATGATCTGGACGTCGACGGTAATTTAACCGTAGGATTTCCCTGGATATTCTTTCGGAAAGGGAGTGGCTATAGCCTGGATCTTAATGAGCAGGTCGGATACCACGAATTTGAACCTCTAAAATTGATCGGCAATATTCTTTTTTCTGCAACACTGGCTCTGATGATCTTCTGGATATATCGCGCCACCATAAGAAAGCGCTAGAAATTTTATAAATTTCATAAAGAATGCCAAGAATACATTCGCTAGTTTCAGGCTCCTTGACTATAATAAATTATTCTCCTTAATAAGGTTTCTGTAATACTGTAAACTTTCCTCTAAATAAGAAATATAACTCTCTTTGTCGCGTAAAAGCTGCTTTTCCTTTGCTAAGGGTAATTTTTCTTGCTTTAACTGAGCTGTCGGAGAATTGATCAGACTATTCATATCCGTGTTTAATATATCCGCAATTTGCTGTAAACGCTCAATGTCTATCTTCGTTGTTCCAATCTCAAGGTTCTGATAGGCTTTTAATGATATATATAATTGTTCAGCCATTGCCCGTTGGGAAATCTTGAGATATTTCCTACGCTCTTTAACGGCTTTGATAATTTCTTGTGATGTAACATTGCTCATGGTTAATAGAATGCAAATTAATGTGAATACAGGGTTTGGTATAAACAAAGATAAGTATTTTGAAAATATAATCTACTTATGTAGTAGTCTTTATTTTTATTTATTTAAAAATCACTGCTGTCCTCCTCGTAAAGCCTTCTTCGTAAAGGCGTATTAAATCTTCGTAGCACCATTTAATATAGGAACATTTTCTACCTAACTGTTGGAAATGAATAGTCAAACCACTTATTTTTGAATAGTCTACTTATTTGGTAGTTTTTATAAAATAATAAACATATGACTAAAGTATTTACATTGATTGCATCGCTCACTTTCTCTACAGCGATTATGGCGCAGCATAAAACTGCCCTGTTAAACGGTCAAGTGACTGGCTATACGACGCAGGACAAAGCTTTTCTGAGCTATCGGAATGGAACACAACGTATCGTCGATTCCGTCAACATTGGTTCAAATGGAACATTTCAATTCAATTATACCATTGCTGATCCGACAGTGGCCAGCCTAGCGGTAGGTAAGACACTTGCCCTGGCTCAACGGTCAAAAAATCTAACACTTTATCTTGAAAACACAGCGATCAAGGTTCAGTCCACCGATTCATTAAAAAATCCATTGATCCAGGGAGGGAATACAAATAAGGAGCTTAGCCAATTGAAGAAACGGCTGGAACAAATTGCTCCTTTGCGTGATGCGTTGAATACAAAATATTTTTCGGCGAGCCAAGAGCAACGAAATTCCCCAGAATTCAAAAAAGAAATTGAACAGCTCAGTGAGAACTATCAGCTTGAAAATAAGAAAATTCTGGAAGCCTTTATCTCAGAGAATCCTAATTCTTTCGTCAGCTTAGACCGGATTGCAGAAGTTGTTGGCTATGCTCCTGAGGCTGACGATCTAGACCGATATTTCAAACAGCTTACGCCTGAAATTCGTCATTCAGAAAAAGGAAAAGCTTTTGCACTACAGATTGATCAAACCAAGGCGACATCAATCGGACAGATTGCTCCGGCTTTTACCCAAGCTAACCCGGATGGGAAAAATATCTCCCTTGCCGATTATCGGGGTAAATATGTATTGTTGGATTTCTGGGCAAGTTGGTGTGGTCCCTGTCGTCAGGAAAATCCTAATGTCGTAAAGGCTTATCATGCCCTAAAAAACAAAAAATTTACCGTGCTCGGCGTATCTTTAGATCAACCTGGCAAAAAGAACAGCTGGCTAAAAGCTATTGCAGATGATAAATTAGAATGGGATCAGGTTTCGGACCTTAATTTTTGGGATAACCAAGTGGCTAAACTCTATAATATCCGATCGATTCCTCAAAATTTTCTGATCGATCCCAATGGAAAAATTATTGCCAAAAACCTTCGTGGTGAAGATTTGGAACGCCAACTTTCTAAATATATCGTTGATTAAACAGTAAACATGCAGAATTTATGAAAACACAGTTATCGATTTTATCCCGTAAAAAAAATATTTCCTCAACGACGGTCGTTGTTGTTGAAGAAAAATGGAAAGTGATTTTTATGCTACAACAGCTAACCTCAGCCTATATTTCCCAAGCACGAATGTGCATGCCTATTCCATATATGTAGGCCTCAACTACTCCCGCTATTTTATTCATTGACGATATGGGGTTTACCTCATGTTGTTCTACTTTTTTGTCGCAAAAAGGGATGCCGAGCAAATGCCTCTAGGGTATTGCTTTGTCCCTGTGTGACATGCTACACTTTTATTAATCGAAAATTACAATGAAACAAAAATTAATCTATTTTTTGTTGGGGATCCTCTTTGTCGTTCATGTTCAAGCACAGTCTGCTCGTAAAGTCAGCGGTATTGTGTCTGCTGCGGACGGCACGCCTTTGGCTGGAGTTTCTATCCGGGTAGAGAACACAAAAGAAGCCACACAAACAGGTAGAGATGGTCAATATAGCATCCATGTCGCAGCTTCTGAAAAACTGATATTTAGCTTCATAGGCTATCAGGTCCGTCACATTGATTTAAAAGGACGATCATCGTTGGATATTGTGTTACTGAAAGAGGAGTCTGTCTTGGATGAAGTTGTGGTATCGGCAGGAGGAATTCTCCGAACTCCACGCGAGCAGGGCTATGCAACCACACAGGTTACCGGCGAAAACCTCACCCAGGGAAAATCACCGACTATTTCCGGAGGACTTCAGGGCAAGGTCCCAGGATTACAGATCAATCAGATCAGCAGTGGCGTAAATCCCAACTACAGGTTGGTGCTTAGAGGAAACAGATCTTTATTAGGAGACAATACGGCTTTGATCGTATTGGACAATGCGGTTGTAAGTAGCGATTTGCTCAACAATATTAATCCCGCCGATGTAGAGAATGTACAGGTCTTAAACGGCGCTGCCGGTGCAGCAGCATATGGGGCCGAAGGATCCAATGGAGTGCTTATCATTACAACAAAGAAGGGGCAGGCGGGACGTACCGCGATCAACTTGAGTAATACTTTTACGTTGGAAGAAATCAGTTTCTTCCCGAAGTTACAGGATAAGTTTGGCGCAGGATCCACTTCGGGTGCACAGGTCTACAACCCCGAAGAGAACCAACAGTATGGTCCGGCCTTCGACGGGTCTACGGTTGCGATTGGTAACCCGCTGGAAAATGGTGAACAGCAATACGGCATATATTCTCCGCGCAAAGATCGTTTTGATTTTTGGAATGTCGGCCGCAATAACCAAACCGATCTTTCAATCTCCTCCGGAAATGATAAATCTTCTCAATACATTGCCGGGCAATATCTTACCGGTAGAGGAACAACCCCGGGCGATAAATACAATCGGATCTCTTTTCGTTTGAACGGTACAAGAGCTTTTTATCCCAATCTGACCCTGGATTATTCAGCGAGTTATGTCGAGAACTTTTATGATATTACCTCAGCCACAAGCTCCATTTATACACAGTTAACACAGACTCCAGCCAACATTCCATTATTGAGTTACAAAGACTATGTCAATAATCCTTTTGCAACACCTGATGGCTGGTACAATCCTTGGTACTTAAACCCGTATTGGACAGCGGATAATTACCGATCGAAAACAAAAAATAGCTATCTGACGGCCAAAATTGAACTGAAGTATCGTCCGACAACTTGGTTGGAGTTTACCTATAGACCCTCAATTTCCAACCGATGGTATGATTCAAAATCTGTTTCACCCAAACAGACATACTCGAGCTATTCTGTCAATACCATTGGACGTACCAATTTAGCGGGAGGTGTTTCGGATACTGAATATAACAGTGCCCGTATCAACCATGATCTTCAGATAGGCATAAAAAAGGATGTCAATGATTTCTCTTTCAATTTTAATCTGACCGGTACTGCCATTAGCCGACGGTATAAATCGGTGGCTGTTTCGGCATCAGGTCTTGAAATTCCGGGGCTTTACAACGTGTCCAACCGAATCGGGGAAGCTGGCGCTAGCGAGTCGAATACACTTGCGCGTACATTTGCGGTATGGGGTGATCTCCTGGTTGGATACAAGGATTATCTTTTCTTACATGCTACAGGCCGTAACGATTGGACATCCGTACTCAGCAAAGCAAATAGGTCTTATTTCTACCCTTCTGTAGACCTGTCTTTTATTCCAACAGATGCCTTCAAGCAATTAAAAGACAACTCGATTGTCAATTACTGGAAGTTGAGAGGAGGTGTGTCGCGCACTGGCTATGTCAACGTGGATCCTTACTCGCTGGTACCTACCTTCTCCTCAGTTACAGGATATAGTAGCGGAACTTTCTTTTCTCAGGGAAGCCGGATTATTTCATCTAATTTAAAACCGGAGATTACAACAGGGGTAGAGTTTGGTACCGATTTTAGGTTGTGGGATAACCGCATTGATGCAAATATCACGTACTATCATACCGGAACAACAGGACAGGCTATCCCTGCCGGGATAGCGATTTCATCCGGCTATTCTCAATTTTATGTCAATACGGGTAAAGTCACAAACGAGGGGATTGAAACCGCTCTACATATCACGCCTATTCGTAGCAGAGACTTTCAGCTAACGGTTGGGGGAAACTATACGCACAATAAAAATATCTTACAGGATCTTTACCCTGGACTAGATCGTATTTCCATTAATGGAAGTAGTGTGATCTATGCACAGAAGGGCTACGAGCTGAATCAGATTATTGTTTCAGATTATGCCCGTGATGAGCAGGGCCGTGTCATTGTCGACGTAAATACGGGTTACCCTTCCGTGGCTTCTGAAAGCAAAATACTTGGCAATACCACACCACGTCACCGCTTGGGTCTTGATCTGTCTTTACGTTGGAAGGATTTCTCTTTCAGCACCCTTTTTGAATATCGCGGTGGATACAAATTTGCCGCTATAGACCTCGGTAGTACGCTTGATTTTGGCGGTTCATCGGCTCGAAGTGCCTACTACAACCGGGAGCAGTTTGTCTTTCCAAACTCTTCTTATTTAGATGCCACAAGTGGTCAATATGTGGCCAACGATCATATTACAGTTTCAGATGGTGGAGCTGGATTTTGGACTTCGGGTACATATAACAGGGGTGTGTACAGCAATTATGTGATTTCTGGAAATTATTGGAAGTGGCGCGAGGCCTCGCTTTCCTACCGCTTACCGCAGCATATCATTTCGCGCTTAAAAGGGGTGAAAGCTGCTTCAGTCAGCATCCAAGGGCGCAACCTATTGTTATTTGCCCCTAAGTCCAACGAATATACCGACCCTGATTACAGTGCCAATGATAACAATGCAATAGGGGTCTCGACAACAGGACAGACTCCACCGACACGCTATTTTGGGGCTACACTATCACTTACTTTTTAACTAGTGAACAATCATATACTTATTCTCAATGAAAAAATTACATTTGAAAAATATATTGTCCCTGGGGATCATCATTGCACTATCTTCTTGCTCACAATTGGATATCAATGAAAATCCCAATGCGGCAACCGAAGCAACAATAACACCCGACCTGGTATTGACCCAGGCGATTGCTGCCACGGCATCCAATATCGTTAGTTATCATTCATATGGAGCCTTTTTGGTGGGATATCAGCTTCCCGGTGGCGGGATTGGCGGGTATGGAGATACGTACACGTATAACATCACATCCAATACCAATGTGGGATTGTGGAATAATGTGTTCAACAATCTTCGCGATTACCAATTTATTATCAACTACACACAAAAAAGCCCCGAGTATAAATTCTTTGGTGATATAGCGCGCATTTTTAAAGTGTTCAATTATCAGCTGCTCGTCGATGCCTACGGGGATGTACCTTACACAGAAGCGCTGCAGGGGGATAACAACTTGGCGCCCAAGTTTGACGATGATGCAGTCGTTTATCAGGAATTGGTTACCGAACTCGATGCGGTTATTGCGGATATTAAGCAGTATAAGGGTGATCTAAGTTACCGAAGTCTAACGAAAAAGACCGATCCGGTGTTTGCTGGTAACTTGGACAACTGGATTAAGTTTGCCAACAACCTTAAGCTGCGTCTTTTGGTGCGAGCAAGGGGTACTTCTATTGACAGCTTTGTCCAATCGGCTTTTAGTAAGTTCTCGACGGATGGATTTCTGATCGATGATGTACTCGTCGATCCCGGATATCAGGCCACGGCAACACAGAACCCTTTGTTTGCAAGTTTTCATAGCTCAACTGCTGGTTCAATTTCAACGGCCGCCAATTATTATGTGCCTTCTAAATACCTGTTTACGTTCTATGACGGTCGTAAAATAACCGATGAGAAACGTGGCAAACTTACGTTCCGAAATTTTCCCAATACATCCATCGGTCAGCTTGGCGACGAAGTCAATAACCCCAATTCTGATGACTATGTGTGGTATGTTGGAACAGGAAGTGCAGATGCCCTAGGTGTATTGAAAGGACGTACCGCAGGTTTGCCAATATTTCTTGCTTCGGAAACGTATTTCTTACTAGCCGAGGCGGCCTTATATGGGCACGAGCTTAGTGGTTCGGCATCAACCAATTTTGAAAAAGGTATTTTAGCTTCATTTACTTATCTGGAAAAGAATGCGACCAATGCATTGGCAACAGGACAGGTGCCTGCAACTGATGCTGCGAATTATAAAACAGAAAATAGTACAAATTATCTTGTCAACTATGCTTTGGCCGCCACAACCGCACAACGGTTGGAGGCTATCATCACGCAGAAATATATTGCCTTGAATTTTTTCCATGGTCATGAGGCCTGGAACGAATTTCGCCGCACAGGATATCCAAAAATTGTCAATGGTTCGCAAGTTGCCACGGAAACATTTGCATCGGTCCAATCGGGTTCGTCCCGCGCGGATAAACTTCCAATACGAAATCTTTATCCACAGACTGAAATAAATTTAAATGTGAACGTTCCCAAATTGACGAATGGATTTTCGGATCCAATCTTTTGGGATATCAATTGATCAACATCATCAACTAAAGCTTGAAAATCAATGAAAATAAATAAAAAATCAGTATTAGGCCTGACAGCGGTCACCTTGAGTATGGCGCTCTGGGGCTGTGTAAAAGAAAAAGGTGTCTTTGAAGATGGTGGAAGCTCAGGCATTGTGCAGCTTGTACTTCCTGCACGGACAAGCAGTACGGCAATTGCCCGTGCGGTAACAACTGTTTTTGAAGCCCTTGACGTGGTGACCCTTCCTGTAAAAGTTCAGTTGACAGGTTCACAAGGTGCCCCAGAAGACCTGAAGCTAACCTTGAAAATAAATGACAGCTCTGTTGATAAATACAACCTGGCCTGGCAATCTAAATACGAAGCATTACCTACGCGTTTATATGCCGTCGACACCTATGATGTTACTATACCCAAAGGGGCAAAAGAAGCTGTTTTAAATGTTAAAATTTATCCTCCGCGTTTTACAGCCACCGATTTTACCAAGTCCTATGCGCTTGGCATCCAGATACAGACCGCGACAGGTGGAAAGATCAGCGGAAATTATGCCGAAGGGATCTATGCTGTATCGATAAAGAATAAATACGATGGTGTTTATGAGATCACAGGAACCTACCAGGACTATGTCAATGCTGCCTTTAAAGGAATTTATCCACAGACCGCAAATCTGGTTACGCTCACAGGTAATACCACTGAAATTAATTATACAACCTTCAATAACGGTAGTTCTCCACATTCCTATTATTTTAACGCGGGGGGATCAAATTCTTATTTCGGCAATTGGAGCCCAATATTCACGTTCGACAATGCAACAAATAAGGTCACAGCAGTGACCAACTATTATGGACAGGGTTCCAATAGTAGTGGACGGTATGGCGAGATCGACAATACGGCAAATAACTATTATGACCCAGCAACGAAAACCATACATGTGACGTATTATCTTGTCCAGCCTTCGGGACGTCGGGGAAAATTTACAGAGATCTATACGTTCAAGAAAACGCGTTAGTCCATACGATTACCAAAGCACTTTTTCAATATATTTATAGCAATTTTGCACGGCGGCTGAGTACACAGCCGCCTTTTTAATATTACCTTTTTGTTAAGTCTCGTCAGTTTGCTAACCCGGTTTAGTTAAAAACTGTTAATGTTTTGTTGACCCTACCTTCATATAGCATTTGTAATCTTGTACCCATAAATCAAATGCGCTACTTATGAAATTTAAAGCCAACAATGTCTTTTGGTTGTTATGTACCATTGCAGCGAGCTCACCCGCTGTTCAAGCCAAACCGTTCACACTAACCACCTCGCAATTTACGTATGCACAGGGGATCGTCAAAGGCCGTGTCCTAGACGCCCAAGGAAACGCAATCGCAGGAGCAACCGTTCAAAATTTGAAAAGTAAAAAATCTGTTCAGTCTGACGAGAGGGGAAATTTCCAGATCGAAGCTGAAATGGGCGATAACCTGAGTATTTCCTTTATTGGATATGGCAGACTCGTGCAAGCTGTCAGCCAATCCAATGGGCAGATCTTTTCTCTAAAGACCGATGAAAACACATTGGAAGAAGTGACCATCTCAATCGGTTATCAGCGGATCAGAAAGTCGGATGTCACTGGCGCAATCGCTAGCGTTAAGGCGGAAGAACTCAATCTGAGCGCACCAAAATTATCCCAGGCATTGGTTGGTAAAGTAGCAGGTGTACAGGTGATGCAGACAAGTGGCGCTCCATACGATGGGACCAAAATGCGCGTCCGCGGAATGGGATCGATCAATGCTGGTTCGGATCCATTGTACGTTATTGATGGATATCCAGCAGGAAACAATTTAAATATCAACCCCAATGATATTGAGTCTATCGATGTGTTAAAGGACGCCGCTTCTGCAGCGATCTATGGATCTCGTGGTGCTGGCGGTGTTGTATTGATTACAACCAAGCGTGGCAAGGAAGGTAAGAGTAATGTGGACTACGAAGTATTGGGTGGTTTCGGTCAGCTTTCCAAGAAAATCGATGTTTTAAATTCGGAACAGTTTATTGATCTCCTGATTGATGGTCGTAACAATTCGTATAAAGAC
The Sphingobacterium multivorum genome window above contains:
- a CDS encoding SusC/RagA family TonB-linked outer membrane protein, with translation MKQKLIYFLLGILFVVHVQAQSARKVSGIVSAADGTPLAGVSIRVENTKEATQTGRDGQYSIHVAASEKLIFSFIGYQVRHIDLKGRSSLDIVLLKEESVLDEVVVSAGGILRTPREQGYATTQVTGENLTQGKSPTISGGLQGKVPGLQINQISSGVNPNYRLVLRGNRSLLGDNTALIVLDNAVVSSDLLNNINPADVENVQVLNGAAGAAAYGAEGSNGVLIITTKKGQAGRTAINLSNTFTLEEISFFPKLQDKFGAGSTSGAQVYNPEENQQYGPAFDGSTVAIGNPLENGEQQYGIYSPRKDRFDFWNVGRNNQTDLSISSGNDKSSQYIAGQYLTGRGTTPGDKYNRISFRLNGTRAFYPNLTLDYSASYVENFYDITSATSSIYTQLTQTPANIPLLSYKDYVNNPFATPDGWYNPWYLNPYWTADNYRSKTKNSYLTAKIELKYRPTTWLEFTYRPSISNRWYDSKSVSPKQTYSSYSVNTIGRTNLAGGVSDTEYNSARINHDLQIGIKKDVNDFSFNFNLTGTAISRRYKSVAVSASGLEIPGLYNVSNRIGEAGASESNTLARTFAVWGDLLVGYKDYLFLHATGRNDWTSVLSKANRSYFYPSVDLSFIPTDAFKQLKDNSIVNYWKLRGGVSRTGYVNVDPYSLVPTFSSVTGYSSGTFFSQGSRIISSNLKPEITTGVEFGTDFRLWDNRIDANITYYHTGTTGQAIPAGIAISSGYSQFYVNTGKVTNEGIETALHITPIRSRDFQLTVGGNYTHNKNILQDLYPGLDRISINGSSVIYAQKGYELNQIIVSDYARDEQGRVIVDVNTGYPSVASESKILGNTTPRHRLGLDLSLRWKDFSFSTLFEYRGGYKFAAIDLGSTLDFGGSSARSAYYNREQFVFPNSSYLDATSGQYVANDHITVSDGGAGFWTSGTYNRGVYSNYVISGNYWKWREASLSYRLPQHIISRLKGVKAASVSIQGRNLLLFAPKSNEYTDPDYSANDNNAIGVSTTGQTPPTRYFGATLSLTF
- a CDS encoding TlpA disulfide reductase family protein, whose product is MTKVFTLIASLTFSTAIMAQHKTALLNGQVTGYTTQDKAFLSYRNGTQRIVDSVNIGSNGTFQFNYTIADPTVASLAVGKTLALAQRSKNLTLYLENTAIKVQSTDSLKNPLIQGGNTNKELSQLKKRLEQIAPLRDALNTKYFSASQEQRNSPEFKKEIEQLSENYQLENKKILEAFISENPNSFVSLDRIAEVVGYAPEADDLDRYFKQLTPEIRHSEKGKAFALQIDQTKATSIGQIAPAFTQANPDGKNISLADYRGKYVLLDFWASWCGPCRQENPNVVKAYHALKNKKFTVLGVSLDQPGKKNSWLKAIADDKLEWDQVSDLNFWDNQVAKLYNIRSIPQNFLIDPNGKIIAKNLRGEDLERQLSKYIVD
- a CDS encoding DUF1735 domain-containing protein, producing the protein MKINKKSVLGLTAVTLSMALWGCVKEKGVFEDGGSSGIVQLVLPARTSSTAIARAVTTVFEALDVVTLPVKVQLTGSQGAPEDLKLTLKINDSSVDKYNLAWQSKYEALPTRLYAVDTYDVTIPKGAKEAVLNVKIYPPRFTATDFTKSYALGIQIQTATGGKISGNYAEGIYAVSIKNKYDGVYEITGTYQDYVNAAFKGIYPQTANLVTLTGNTTEINYTTFNNGSSPHSYYFNAGGSNSYFGNWSPIFTFDNATNKVTAVTNYYGQGSNSSGRYGEIDNTANNYYDPATKTIHVTYYLVQPSGRRGKFTEIYTFKKTR
- a CDS encoding SusD/RagB family nutrient-binding outer membrane lipoprotein, which produces MKKLHLKNILSLGIIIALSSCSQLDINENPNAATEATITPDLVLTQAIAATASNIVSYHSYGAFLVGYQLPGGGIGGYGDTYTYNITSNTNVGLWNNVFNNLRDYQFIINYTQKSPEYKFFGDIARIFKVFNYQLLVDAYGDVPYTEALQGDNNLAPKFDDDAVVYQELVTELDAVIADIKQYKGDLSYRSLTKKTDPVFAGNLDNWIKFANNLKLRLLVRARGTSIDSFVQSAFSKFSTDGFLIDDVLVDPGYQATATQNPLFASFHSSTAGSISTAANYYVPSKYLFTFYDGRKITDEKRGKLTFRNFPNTSIGQLGDEVNNPNSDDYVWYVGTGSADALGVLKGRTAGLPIFLASETYFLLAEAALYGHELSGSASTNFEKGILASFTYLEKNATNALATGQVPATDAANYKTENSTNYLVNYALAATTAQRLEAIITQKYIALNFFHGHEAWNEFRRTGYPKIVNGSQVATETFASVQSGSSRADKLPIRNLYPQTEINLNVNVPKLTNGFSDPIFWDIN
- a CDS encoding helix-turn-helix domain-containing protein; translation: MSNVTSQEIIKAVKERRKYLKISQRAMAEQLYISLKAYQNLEIGTTKIDIERLQQIADILNTDMNSLINSPTAQLKQEKLPLAKEKQLLRDKESYISYLEESLQYYRNLIKENNLL